From Alteromonas sp. RKMC-009, one genomic window encodes:
- a CDS encoding FAD-dependent oxidoreductase: MSACVNKVLIIGGGFSGMSAAIEMSKRGIQVDLVEIDKNWRTDGAGISIGGATIRALRQIGVLDEFKAQGATHAGLDVHAPDGTHLAHIPAPPVVGNEAPCEGAIMRPVLAKILAAKTREYDVNVRLGITFENINDKGDSVEVTFTDGTSGEYELVVGSDGLMSSVRTTLFPDAPKPSYIGQGVWRAILPRIPEIENIHMWMGKNVKVGVNPMSKDEMYMFITENRADNEFIEPATFKERFIALLESFPAPVVQQMKGMLHEKSMIHYRPLESMLMRAPWYSNRVVLIGDTVHATTPHLASGACIGLEDAIVLAEELDDKATLSQALSAFQTRRWERCRLVVENSGRLAEIEIEGGDKMEHAGIMRDSAIAMAQPL; encoded by the coding sequence ATGAGCGCATGCGTAAATAAAGTATTGATTATTGGTGGTGGCTTCTCAGGTATGTCTGCCGCTATCGAAATGAGTAAGCGCGGTATACAGGTTGATCTCGTTGAGATTGATAAGAACTGGCGTACCGACGGTGCCGGGATCAGCATTGGCGGCGCCACCATAAGAGCACTGCGTCAAATCGGTGTGCTGGATGAATTTAAAGCGCAGGGTGCAACCCACGCCGGTTTAGATGTGCACGCGCCTGACGGAACCCATCTGGCGCATATTCCAGCGCCGCCGGTGGTAGGAAATGAAGCACCCTGTGAAGGTGCCATCATGCGCCCGGTACTGGCAAAAATTCTGGCCGCCAAAACCCGCGAATACGACGTGAATGTACGCTTAGGCATTACCTTTGAGAACATTAACGACAAAGGCGATAGCGTAGAAGTGACCTTTACCGACGGTACCAGTGGCGAATACGAGCTGGTGGTCGGTTCAGACGGCCTGATGTCATCGGTCAGAACTACATTGTTCCCTGATGCACCCAAGCCATCTTACATCGGCCAGGGCGTATGGCGTGCAATTTTGCCCCGCATTCCTGAAATTGAAAACATTCACATGTGGATGGGTAAGAACGTGAAAGTGGGTGTGAACCCCATGTCGAAAGACGAAATGTACATGTTCATAACCGAAAACCGGGCTGACAACGAGTTTATTGAACCGGCTACTTTCAAAGAGCGCTTTATTGCGTTGCTGGAGTCTTTCCCCGCCCCGGTTGTGCAGCAAATGAAAGGCATGTTGCACGAGAAGTCGATGATTCACTATCGTCCGCTGGAAAGCATGTTGATGCGTGCGCCCTGGTATTCAAACCGCGTAGTATTAATTGGTGATACCGTGCATGCGACTACGCCACATTTGGCATCCGGTGCTTGTATCGGACTTGAAGATGCCATTGTTTTGGCAGAAGAACTGGATGACAAAGCGACATTGTCTCAGGCATTAAGCGCATTCCAGACCCGCCGGTGGGAGCGTTGTCGCCTTGTGGTCGAAAACTCAGGTCGCCTTGCTGAAATCGAAATTGAGGGCGGTGACAAAATGGAACACGCCGGCATCATGCGTGATTCTGCTATTGCGATGGCGCAGCCGCTTTAA
- a CDS encoding gallate dioxygenase: MARIIGGIGASHTPTIGFAKDRHTKADAQWTGTFDIFEPVTAWLEEKKPDVLFVIYNDHITSFFFDHYSPFVLGVDSKYETADEGGGPREYPPVAGHAELARHIGHSMFADEFDLSFYQNKPVDHGMFSPLSMMTDRGNAWSGSVVPLQVGVLQFPVPTARRCYNFGKALRRAIESFPEDLDVAIVATGGLSHQVHGERCGFNNEAWDEKFLTLLEHDPEALTHITHAQYAELGGMEGAEVIMWLIMRGALSSNVTCVHKTTHCPSMTNMATIIFENHSQTGEAAIEAHRAHVGHQLKGVDQIAGTHPFTLEVSHRAYRINDFLHRLIEPAHRQRFVDEPQALFEEYGLSEQERELLTKRDWIGLIHYGVIFFSLEKMAAVLGMTNLDVYAQMSGKTLEAFLETRKVAMTYSVSGENK, translated from the coding sequence ATGGCCAGAATTATCGGCGGCATCGGTGCCTCACATACACCAACCATTGGCTTCGCGAAAGACCGGCACACTAAAGCAGACGCGCAATGGACCGGCACATTTGATATTTTTGAGCCCGTCACTGCCTGGCTGGAAGAAAAGAAGCCGGATGTGCTGTTTGTCATTTATAACGACCACATCACCTCTTTCTTTTTCGACCACTATTCTCCTTTTGTACTGGGTGTCGACTCAAAATACGAAACGGCTGATGAGGGAGGCGGTCCCCGCGAGTATCCGCCAGTAGCCGGTCACGCTGAACTGGCCCGTCATATCGGGCATTCCATGTTTGCTGACGAATTTGATTTGTCGTTCTATCAGAATAAACCGGTGGATCATGGCATGTTCTCACCGCTATCGATGATGACGGACCGGGGTAACGCCTGGTCCGGCTCCGTAGTGCCATTACAGGTAGGCGTACTGCAATTTCCGGTACCCACTGCCCGACGCTGTTACAACTTCGGTAAAGCATTACGTCGTGCCATTGAAAGCTTCCCGGAAGATCTTGATGTTGCCATTGTGGCAACCGGCGGCCTGTCTCATCAGGTACACGGTGAGCGTTGCGGTTTTAATAATGAAGCCTGGGACGAGAAGTTTCTGACCTTGCTGGAACACGATCCTGAAGCGCTGACCCACATTACCCATGCGCAGTACGCTGAGCTTGGCGGCATGGAAGGTGCGGAAGTGATCATGTGGTTAATCATGCGCGGTGCGTTATCTTCCAATGTCACATGCGTTCATAAAACCACTCACTGCCCGTCGATGACCAATATGGCCACCATCATTTTCGAAAACCACAGCCAGACCGGTGAGGCAGCCATTGAAGCGCACCGTGCTCACGTGGGCCATCAGTTGAAAGGTGTTGACCAGATTGCCGGTACGCACCCGTTCACGCTGGAAGTCTCTCACCGGGCTTACCGGATTAATGACTTCCTCCATCGTCTTATTGAACCCGCACACCGCCAGCGTTTTGTTGATGAACCACAGGCATTATTTGAAGAATACGGTTTGTCAGAGCAGGAACGTGAACTGCTGACAAAGCGTGACTGGATTGGCCTTATTCACTATGGCGTGATTTTCTTCAGCTTGGAAAAAATGGCGGCAGTACTGGGTATGACCAATCTGGATGTGTACGCGCAGATGAGTGGTAAAACACTGGAAGCGTTTTTGGAGACCCGTAAAGTGGCAATGACCTATTCAGTATCGGGCGAAAACAAGTAG
- a CDS encoding TonB-dependent receptor, translated as MENSTFTLTKLACMTAMALSSATPYAFAQEEQSEEKQHAIEKIMVTAQKRSESLQDVPVAMTVTTAEQLERDQIYSITDLQRTTPALEVSQSFGGESNGGGRMRGIGTNVFNETAAASVAIVVDQVPQGNVVSPQLFDLAQVEVLRGPQGTLFGQTASAGVIQVTTKAPDYTEVSGEIGADYAWDDVDRTIIRGALNVPVTDYSALRFSGRVTKEKGLQRNIVLDQDNVTEEQSYRIRYRNEAREDLMVDLIGEYNLQDFDGVNFFAPAIAPTFAPSIGNYTACGLTDIQPDAREYCAEKMSQEKRETMSLSAIVNWHIPDHTLTSVTAYKEKNIETVHRNYTSRVGAPTAVRENLESTGEQISQELRLSSDTDSDFQYIAGVFFSRYAYDTGALNDPEYGNPLNLTGFSVCATSIDAVPPVPFLQAAFAANGYWCPVGAAAVMEDIDVSSQAIFADVTYDVNTDVTLFGGLRFTRQKSEFRSGLDGEFNNSGDTTDNEVSGRAGVRWRISDDNMIYSSISRGFKGSLVEISANPGVAPNILKPEIATSFEIGNKMTLLDGDIAIDTNLFFTKIDNFQSQRTIYVDAELTAVSTNVEEVESKGFEIDVFGQLTDSISLNAGYIYAEAEYPDGYLGDDGTDLTGEQLIFAPKHKFTLSGEYFKALGENMEAFVNANATYKSKVILRASSDPLFAYDGYWNIGASLGVRDIDGQWRASLFARNLTDEAAPAAYLAGDYAGTADGGVRALPVAGITTRLIGVSFDYKF; from the coding sequence ATGGAAAACAGCACATTCACTCTCACCAAACTTGCCTGTATGACCGCGATGGCACTGTCATCTGCTACGCCTTATGCTTTTGCACAGGAGGAACAGTCCGAAGAGAAACAACACGCTATCGAAAAAATCATGGTGACAGCGCAGAAGCGCTCTGAGTCACTGCAGGACGTTCCGGTCGCGATGACCGTTACCACGGCTGAACAACTGGAACGGGATCAGATTTACAGCATCACCGATTTGCAGCGTACTACACCTGCTCTGGAAGTAAGTCAGTCTTTCGGCGGCGAGTCTAACGGCGGTGGCCGTATGCGGGGTATTGGTACAAACGTATTTAACGAAACGGCAGCAGCTTCGGTAGCTATCGTGGTTGACCAGGTACCACAGGGTAACGTGGTTTCACCACAACTGTTCGACCTGGCGCAAGTCGAAGTATTAAGAGGGCCGCAGGGTACTCTGTTCGGTCAGACCGCTTCTGCCGGTGTGATTCAGGTCACGACAAAAGCACCGGATTACACGGAAGTGTCCGGTGAAATTGGTGCTGACTACGCCTGGGATGATGTGGACCGTACGATTATCCGCGGTGCGCTGAATGTGCCGGTAACAGACTATTCTGCACTACGCTTTTCCGGCCGGGTAACCAAAGAAAAAGGGCTGCAGCGTAATATCGTGCTTGACCAGGACAACGTGACAGAAGAACAGAGCTACCGTATCCGTTACCGCAATGAAGCGCGGGAAGATTTGATGGTGGATCTTATCGGCGAATACAATCTGCAGGATTTTGATGGTGTGAATTTCTTTGCACCGGCCATTGCCCCCACCTTTGCTCCGTCCATTGGGAACTACACCGCGTGTGGTTTAACTGACATTCAACCTGACGCGCGGGAGTACTGTGCAGAGAAAATGTCACAGGAAAAACGGGAAACCATGAGTCTGTCAGCTATCGTAAACTGGCATATTCCCGATCATACGCTGACCTCTGTAACGGCTTACAAAGAAAAGAATATCGAAACAGTACATCGCAATTATACCAGCCGCGTGGGCGCGCCCACTGCTGTGCGTGAAAACCTGGAATCTACCGGCGAGCAGATTTCTCAGGAGCTGCGGTTAAGTTCTGATACCGACAGTGATTTTCAATATATCGCCGGTGTGTTCTTCTCCCGTTATGCTTACGATACCGGCGCACTGAATGATCCTGAATACGGTAACCCGCTGAATCTGACCGGCTTCAGCGTGTGCGCAACCTCTATCGATGCTGTACCTCCGGTACCGTTTTTACAAGCCGCGTTTGCTGCTAACGGTTACTGGTGCCCGGTCGGTGCTGCAGCCGTTATGGAAGATATCGATGTGTCCTCACAGGCCATTTTTGCTGACGTGACATACGATGTGAATACCGATGTGACGTTATTCGGTGGTCTGCGTTTTACCCGTCAGAAGAGTGAGTTCCGTAGCGGGCTGGACGGAGAATTTAATAATAGCGGTGATACTACGGATAACGAAGTATCCGGCCGCGCTGGTGTGCGCTGGCGGATCAGCGACGACAACATGATTTATTCTTCCATTTCACGAGGCTTTAAAGGTTCACTGGTGGAAATCAGTGCTAACCCCGGTGTCGCGCCAAATATTTTGAAACCGGAAATTGCCACCTCTTTTGAGATTGGTAACAAAATGACCCTGCTTGATGGCGACATTGCCATTGATACCAACCTGTTCTTTACCAAAATCGATAACTTCCAGTCTCAGCGCACCATTTATGTTGATGCTGAGCTGACTGCGGTATCCACCAATGTTGAAGAAGTGGAATCTAAAGGATTTGAGATTGATGTGTTCGGTCAGCTTACCGACAGCATCTCACTGAACGCCGGCTACATTTATGCCGAAGCGGAGTACCCGGACGGTTACCTTGGCGATGACGGTACAGACCTTACCGGTGAGCAGCTAATCTTTGCGCCTAAGCACAAGTTCACCCTGTCCGGTGAGTATTTCAAAGCGCTGGGTGAAAACATGGAAGCCTTCGTGAATGCCAATGCGACCTACAAAAGCAAAGTCATACTCCGTGCTTCTTCCGATCCGCTATTCGCTTATGACGGCTATTGGAATATCGGCGCAAGTTTAGGTGTGCGCGACATCGACGGACAGTGGCGCGCTTCATTGTTCGCCCGCAATCTGACAGATGAAGCTGCACCAGCCGCCTACCTTGCCGGCGACTACGCGGGTACTGCAGATGGTGGCGTAAGAGCGTTGCCGGTTGCAGGTATTACCACGCGATTGATTGGTGTGTCTTTTGACTATAAGTTCTGA
- a CDS encoding TonB-dependent receptor, with protein MNPTQTKKARSPGAALFSRKGLAVAVTIALHGGLTSPGASAQTDDTQSQGKYKLETIEVTARKVTENLQEVPISVTSFNGDALERRQISGTDDIGKITPNLQFTNNAPLAGNNNSSVVFIRGVGQISSRANTDPGVGLYIDDVYMGQSVGGTMEMRDIESVQVLRGPQGTLFGRNTIGGAVIINTQQPGDEFGGKVKAGIGSDSLMELSGAVDIPLTDDLFSRFTLGTKKQDGYVTRAYDGLDLGDTNNTTATAKFLYEPAGNFTAKLNFDYTEADENGSPLVFAGYNNNNDVNETGTAANAGWFAANQSVAAGCSDAWVALPGPPGRPVTTAEGSALDVSGLVTVGGGPRGYVGENTDSACANNQWNSGPFTSNGTAEVGSELKNWGTSLHLEYAINSDLQLKSVTAYRDLAWTGKRDADNTPFTILHTDFDSSGDQFSQELQLTYTGDDLSAIVGAFYYTEKVTDILTVQVGDRGDGFTCGEGTNRCHLDSDNNITDNEAMAYFAQATYDFTDKLAGTFGIRYTSETKGSIPDQFDYADPDTKYLEKKLYEHDFSATTVAANLSYTVTKDTMVYTSYSEGFKGGGWNSTFNFALEQSDLDAGHLFDQEEVKTYELGFKSDITSEFRLNGAVFSSDYSNLQFSYRVFIAPWLFNAGKASIDGAELEFTWIPHDNWIIEGGLGYLDTSIDEAVQIEVPGRPVSAGPAEGNQLPFAPELQGNIGIGYYGEIDGYGIQPRIDISYSDPVYFDAANTEAIAQNDAYTLVDISVVIESPDMDWKVALGVNNATDEIYRVSGNSSLGSGSGYAEAAYARPRMVFANVSYEF; from the coding sequence ATGAATCCTACCCAAACGAAGAAAGCGCGCTCTCCGGGGGCGGCATTATTTTCCCGCAAAGGTCTGGCTGTGGCCGTGACGATTGCTTTGCATGGCGGACTGACAAGCCCCGGTGCGTCGGCACAAACTGACGACACACAAAGTCAGGGCAAATATAAACTGGAAACCATAGAGGTAACCGCCCGTAAAGTGACTGAGAACTTGCAGGAAGTGCCTATTTCAGTGACATCATTCAACGGCGATGCTCTGGAACGCCGCCAGATTTCCGGTACTGACGACATCGGCAAAATTACCCCTAACCTGCAATTTACTAATAATGCGCCTTTAGCAGGTAACAATAATTCTTCGGTTGTGTTTATTCGTGGCGTCGGACAAATCAGCTCAAGGGCCAATACTGACCCGGGCGTCGGGTTATATATTGACGATGTGTACATGGGGCAATCAGTCGGCGGCACCATGGAAATGCGGGATATCGAAAGTGTACAGGTACTGCGCGGCCCGCAAGGCACGCTGTTTGGTCGCAACACCATTGGTGGCGCGGTTATCATCAATACGCAGCAACCCGGCGATGAATTTGGGGGCAAAGTCAAAGCCGGCATTGGCAGTGACAGCTTAATGGAACTCTCCGGTGCAGTGGATATTCCTTTAACAGATGACTTGTTCAGCCGCTTCACCCTTGGTACGAAAAAGCAGGATGGTTATGTTACCCGCGCCTACGATGGTCTGGATTTAGGTGACACTAATAACACCACTGCAACGGCTAAATTCTTATACGAACCCGCCGGTAACTTTACCGCCAAGCTAAATTTTGACTACACCGAAGCGGATGAAAACGGTTCTCCGCTGGTATTTGCCGGTTATAACAACAACAACGACGTGAATGAAACCGGCACGGCGGCCAATGCAGGCTGGTTTGCAGCAAACCAGAGTGTAGCGGCAGGTTGCAGTGACGCCTGGGTTGCACTGCCCGGTCCTCCCGGACGTCCGGTCACGACAGCGGAAGGTTCGGCGCTAGACGTTTCAGGTCTGGTGACAGTTGGCGGCGGCCCCCGTGGTTATGTGGGTGAGAATACCGATTCGGCCTGTGCGAACAATCAGTGGAACAGCGGCCCGTTTACCAGCAATGGCACTGCAGAAGTTGGCAGTGAGCTGAAAAACTGGGGCACATCTCTGCACCTTGAATATGCCATCAACAGTGACTTGCAGCTTAAGTCTGTGACGGCATACCGCGACCTTGCCTGGACCGGTAAACGGGATGCTGACAACACGCCATTTACTATTCTGCATACCGATTTTGATTCCTCAGGCGACCAGTTCAGTCAGGAACTGCAACTGACTTACACCGGTGACGACCTGTCGGCCATTGTCGGGGCGTTTTACTACACTGAAAAAGTGACGGACATTTTGACAGTGCAGGTAGGCGACCGGGGTGACGGCTTTACCTGCGGAGAGGGCACAAACCGTTGCCACCTCGACAGCGACAACAATATCACCGATAACGAAGCCATGGCTTATTTCGCTCAGGCCACTTACGACTTCACCGACAAGCTGGCCGGTACGTTCGGTATTCGTTATACCTCAGAAACCAAAGGCTCGATTCCTGATCAGTTCGATTACGCCGACCCGGACACCAAATACCTGGAAAAGAAGCTGTATGAACATGACTTCTCGGCCACCACGGTTGCGGCGAACCTAAGCTATACGGTAACCAAAGACACCATGGTGTACACCAGCTATTCCGAAGGCTTTAAAGGCGGCGGCTGGAATTCAACCTTTAACTTCGCCCTTGAGCAGTCTGACCTGGACGCCGGCCACCTGTTCGACCAGGAAGAAGTGAAAACCTATGAATTGGGCTTTAAGTCTGACATTACCAGCGAATTCCGCTTAAACGGTGCGGTTTTCAGCTCTGACTATTCCAACCTGCAATTCAGTTACCGGGTATTCATTGCGCCATGGCTGTTCAATGCAGGTAAGGCTTCCATTGATGGTGCCGAACTGGAGTTCACCTGGATCCCTCACGATAACTGGATTATCGAAGGCGGTTTGGGTTACCTCGATACGTCTATTGATGAAGCAGTTCAAATTGAAGTGCCCGGCCGCCCGGTAAGCGCAGGGCCCGCAGAAGGCAATCAGTTACCTTTTGCGCCTGAATTACAAGGGAATATCGGTATTGGTTACTACGGCGAAATTGACGGCTACGGTATTCAGCCCCGCATTGATATTTCCTACAGCGACCCGGTATATTTTGATGCGGCAAACACTGAAGCCATTGCGCAAAACGATGCCTATACGCTGGTTGATATTTCGGTCGTTATCGAGTCGCCGGATATGGACTGGAAGGTGGCACTGGGTGTTAACAATGCTACCGATGAGATTTACCGCGTGTCTGGTAACTCATCTTTAGGTTCAGGCAGTGGCTACGCTGAAGCTGCCTACGCCAGACCAAGAATGGTATTCGCGAATGTAAGTTACGAGTTCTGA
- a CDS encoding MFS transporter translates to MNLNQIINTPRLTALHLRVLGICFLLNMLDGMDVLVISFAAPFISDAWDVSPGALGIVFSAALVGMALGAVFVSPYSDKLGRKKIIVGSICTITAGMWFTALSGSVTELAFFRFVAGLGIGSMLASLTSMVSEYAPDKYRNQAILILHAGYPIGAIIAGFMAAHILPQWGWQPLFEVTALISLCALPLALFLLPESLDFLVSRQPAKALEKVNRILLSLKHTVVPSLPPVEVATTTSAGLPALLTSNLRSATLLLWLAFMMAFASLYFLLSWVVKLAVDAGLPVEDAMLAGISLNLGAFFGSVLLGWLSSKMGLIRVISVFFILGAIASVVYGTVDMNVAGAIVAIFILMFFVQGGFTGLYAVAARLYPTSIRTTGVGWAIGAGRVGAVSGPALAGVLIGAGIPVGWMFIIFSIPLLVATATILKINHQPVKKD, encoded by the coding sequence ATGAATCTGAATCAAATAATAAATACACCACGGCTTACAGCACTCCATCTGCGGGTGCTGGGAATTTGCTTCCTGCTCAATATGTTAGACGGCATGGATGTGCTGGTTATTTCATTCGCCGCGCCGTTTATTTCTGATGCCTGGGACGTGTCACCGGGTGCGCTGGGTATTGTGTTCAGTGCCGCTTTGGTAGGCATGGCGCTGGGTGCCGTGTTCGTTTCCCCCTACTCAGACAAACTGGGCCGCAAGAAAATTATCGTCGGCAGCATTTGCACCATCACCGCAGGCATGTGGTTTACTGCCCTTTCAGGTTCGGTAACCGAACTGGCCTTCTTCCGCTTTGTGGCTGGTCTCGGCATTGGCTCAATGTTAGCCAGCCTCACCTCGATGGTGTCGGAATATGCACCGGATAAATACCGGAATCAGGCGATTCTCATCCTTCACGCCGGCTATCCCATAGGCGCTATTATCGCCGGCTTTATGGCCGCACATATTCTGCCGCAATGGGGATGGCAGCCGCTGTTTGAAGTGACCGCCCTGATATCGCTGTGTGCGTTACCTCTGGCCTTGTTTTTATTACCCGAATCGCTGGATTTCTTAGTTTCACGGCAACCAGCCAAGGCACTGGAAAAAGTAAACCGTATTTTACTCAGCTTAAAGCATACTGTCGTGCCCAGCCTGCCCCCTGTGGAAGTGGCGACAACCACATCTGCCGGACTACCCGCCCTGCTCACAAGCAATTTGCGCAGTGCTACGCTGCTGCTCTGGCTGGCCTTCATGATGGCATTCGCCAGCCTCTACTTTCTGTTGAGCTGGGTTGTAAAACTTGCTGTTGATGCCGGACTCCCCGTAGAAGATGCCATGCTGGCGGGCATCTCATTAAATCTTGGCGCATTCTTTGGCTCTGTACTGCTTGGATGGCTGTCTTCGAAAATGGGGCTAATCCGGGTTATTTCAGTGTTCTTTATTTTAGGTGCCATCGCGTCTGTGGTGTATGGCACTGTCGACATGAATGTGGCCGGCGCTATTGTCGCCATCTTCATTCTGATGTTTTTTGTGCAAGGCGGTTTCACCGGTTTATATGCTGTGGCGGCCCGCCTCTATCCCACGTCGATCAGAACCACCGGTGTTGGTTGGGCAATCGGGGCCGGACGGGTTGGTGCCGTCAGTGGCCCTGCACTGGCCGGTGTGCTGATTGGTGCGGGCATTCCCGTGGGATGGATGTTCATAATCTTCAGTATCCCCTTGCTGGTCGCCACAGCAACCATTCTGAAAATCAATCATCAACCTGTTAAAAAGGACTGA
- a CDS encoding tannase/feruloyl esterase family alpha/beta hydrolase, producing MFHQYKTSLIVACITVFSVFLSACGQQAANSKPEAKSKLPAAGSTTSLNSPPSLNIVTPLASCDSLLTFDLTKIGGEGSKITSAAEQTTNGKTSCVVEGTMAPAVGFKVKLPKASWTQRFMQLGCGGLCGMINMNISAADGCTAVESDEFVLASTDMGHSGMGGDFGQDLQKRIDFAYRGVHITALASKALIERYYGQPAKYAYFNGCSDGGREALVEAQRYPDDFDGIIAGAPAMNFSVQNSFFHGWQARSNTGADGNAILHAADMPVLYNAAVAACDELDGLKDGIIAQPFQCDFDPQVTLCKEGDSENCLTQEKIDAAKKLYEGPKDPSTGKALTLGGPQPGSELSWVGVYVPRAGSEQIFSTMIADGAIKNLIYQQNPPADYTLDDFQFTEDNFNNIRPLNGLYSGTNPDINAFRESGGKLIIWHGLQDPHISPVNTVTYYKAAKKVSSGGKDVSDFMQLYLFPGMYHCDGGTGPHDFDLLTPMMAWVEQGIKPEVIIASHDGTAGKQRRRPDDGNHRKGKPADQPGTMGSPDGRKAEVVDVAYVKRTLPVFPYPSVARYSGQGDWHIAENFTQTEGPAIPAYPWAGEAFFNAGSQLDCTATDGALHCEKAN from the coding sequence ATGTTTCATCAATACAAAACCTCACTGATCGTCGCTTGTATTACTGTTTTCAGTGTCTTTCTCAGTGCCTGTGGTCAGCAGGCGGCAAACAGTAAACCAGAAGCCAAAAGCAAGTTGCCTGCGGCGGGTTCCACAACATCACTGAACTCTCCACCTTCACTGAACATTGTTACACCGTTAGCAAGCTGCGACAGTTTGCTGACATTCGATTTAACCAAAATCGGAGGTGAAGGTAGCAAGATCACATCAGCAGCAGAGCAAACCACCAACGGCAAAACAAGCTGCGTGGTTGAAGGCACCATGGCGCCTGCAGTGGGTTTCAAAGTGAAGCTGCCAAAAGCGTCCTGGACACAGCGCTTCATGCAACTGGGCTGCGGTGGTTTGTGCGGAATGATAAACATGAATATTAGTGCTGCCGATGGCTGTACGGCGGTAGAATCTGATGAATTTGTACTTGCCAGCACCGACATGGGGCACTCGGGCATGGGCGGCGATTTCGGCCAGGACCTGCAGAAACGCATCGATTTTGCCTATCGCGGTGTGCATATTACTGCATTGGCGTCGAAAGCGCTGATAGAGAGATACTACGGCCAGCCCGCAAAGTACGCCTACTTCAACGGCTGCTCAGACGGTGGTCGCGAAGCGCTGGTTGAAGCACAGCGTTATCCCGATGACTTTGACGGCATCATCGCCGGTGCGCCGGCAATGAACTTTTCTGTGCAGAACAGCTTCTTCCACGGCTGGCAGGCACGCTCGAACACCGGTGCCGACGGAAACGCCATCTTACACGCGGCAGACATGCCGGTACTTTATAACGCAGCAGTAGCGGCTTGTGACGAACTGGACGGCCTCAAAGACGGCATTATTGCACAGCCTTTCCAGTGTGACTTTGATCCGCAGGTTACTCTGTGCAAAGAAGGTGACAGCGAAAACTGCCTGACACAGGAAAAAATAGATGCCGCGAAAAAGCTGTATGAAGGCCCTAAAGACCCTTCCACCGGTAAAGCTCTGACGTTGGGTGGCCCGCAACCCGGCTCTGAACTCTCCTGGGTCGGTGTGTATGTGCCACGGGCAGGCAGTGAGCAAATCTTCAGTACCATGATTGCTGACGGTGCGATTAAAAACCTGATTTATCAGCAGAATCCTCCCGCTGATTACACCCTTGACGACTTTCAGTTCACCGAAGACAACTTCAATAACATAAGGCCACTGAACGGTTTATACAGCGGCACAAACCCGGACATCAATGCCTTCCGTGAGAGCGGCGGCAAGCTGATCATCTGGCATGGACTACAGGATCCGCACATCTCACCGGTAAATACGGTTACTTATTACAAAGCAGCCAAAAAGGTATCATCCGGGGGCAAGGACGTCAGCGATTTCATGCAGCTCTACTTGTTCCCGGGCATGTATCACTGCGATGGCGGTACCGGCCCGCACGATTTTGATTTACTCACCCCGATGATGGCGTGGGTAGAACAGGGCATAAAGCCTGAAGTGATTATTGCCAGTCATGACGGCACGGCAGGTAAGCAACGTCGCCGTCCTGATGATGGTAACCACCGTAAAGGTAAACCGGCTGACCAGCCGGGCACGATGGGCTCACCGGACGGTCGTAAAGCAGAAGTTGTTGACGTCGCTTATGTGAAACGGACGCTTCCGGTCTTCCCATACCCGTCCGTTGCCCGTTATAGCGGTCAGGGCGACTGGCACATCGCAGAGAACTTCACGCAGACAGAAGGTCCGGCAATACCCGCTTACCCCTGGGCTGGTGAGGCGTTCTTTAACGCTGGTAGTCAGCTTGATTGCACCGCTACAGACGGCGCGCTGCATTGTGAAAAAGCAAACTAA